The Thermoflavifilum sp. genome contains a region encoding:
- a CDS encoding transketolase, with amino-acid sequence MASLTEIAAQIRRDIIRMVYLAQSGHPGGSLGCTEFFTALYFQVMKHNPDFTMSGKDEDIFILSNGHISPVYYSTLARAGYFPLKELYTFRKINSRLQGHPTTHEHLPGVRISTGSLGQGMSVAIGAALGKKLSGDKRWVFSLHGDGELEEGQCWEAILFAAHHKVDNLIATVDWNGQQIDGPTSEVAGLGNLVEKFHVFGWETLELKDGNNLQLVIDTLEKAKTLTGKGKPVAILMHTVMGKGVDFMENNHEWHGTAPNEEQFKRAMAQLPETSLGDF; translated from the coding sequence ATGGCTTCGCTTACAGAAATCGCCGCACAAATCAGAAGGGATATTATTCGCATGGTGTATCTCGCGCAGAGTGGCCATCCGGGTGGTTCGCTGGGATGCACGGAATTTTTTACCGCCTTGTATTTTCAGGTGATGAAACACAACCCGGACTTTACCATGTCTGGCAAAGACGAAGATATTTTCATACTTTCCAACGGCCATATTTCACCTGTGTATTACAGCACACTGGCGCGTGCAGGTTATTTTCCGCTGAAAGAGCTATATACATTTCGGAAGATAAATTCGCGGTTGCAGGGGCATCCCACCACACACGAGCACCTACCCGGCGTACGCATCAGCACCGGTTCACTGGGTCAGGGTATGAGTGTGGCTATCGGGGCTGCTTTAGGTAAAAAGCTCAGCGGCGACAAACGCTGGGTTTTTTCCCTGCATGGCGATGGTGAATTAGAAGAAGGCCAGTGCTGGGAAGCCATCCTGTTTGCGGCTCATCACAAGGTGGATAACCTGATTGCTACGGTCGACTGGAACGGTCAGCAAATTGACGGTCCCACCAGTGAGGTGGCCGGCCTGGGTAACCTGGTAGAAAAATTTCATGTCTTCGGCTGGGAAACGCTTGAATTGAAGGATGGCAACAACCTGCAACTGGTGATTGACACGCTCGAAAAAGCCAAGACCCTTACCGGTAAAGGAAAGCCCGTGGCCATACTCATGCATACCGTGATGGGCAAAGGAGTTGATTTTATGGAAAACAACCATGAATGGCACGGCACAGCGCCCAATGAAGAGCAATTCAAACGTGCTATGGCTCAGCTTCCCGAAACTTCGCTGGGCGATTTCTAA
- the frr gene encoding ribosome recycling factor gives MEEELTLIIEDAEEKMQKAIQHLESELVKIRAGKANPQMLEGIQVEYYGSMVPLHQVANITASDARTIVIQPWEKQMVPVIEKAIIAANLGFNPQNDGQIIRIFLPPLTEERRRDLVKRVNAEGEQAKIAIRNIRRDAIEEIKKLQKNGLSEDQAKDAEEEAQQLTNKFIALVDKYCAAKEKEIMIV, from the coding sequence ATGGAAGAAGAACTTACCCTGATCATAGAAGATGCCGAAGAAAAAATGCAGAAGGCCATTCAGCATCTGGAATCGGAACTGGTGAAGATTCGTGCCGGTAAAGCTAATCCGCAGATGCTGGAAGGGATTCAGGTGGAATATTACGGGTCGATGGTGCCCCTGCATCAGGTGGCCAATATTACGGCTTCCGATGCCCGTACCATCGTCATTCAACCCTGGGAGAAACAGATGGTTCCGGTCATCGAAAAGGCCATCATCGCAGCCAATCTGGGCTTTAACCCACAGAACGACGGACAGATCATCCGGATTTTTCTGCCCCCGCTGACCGAGGAACGGCGGCGTGATTTGGTGAAACGGGTAAATGCCGAAGGCGAGCAGGCCAAGATTGCCATCCGCAATATCAGGCGGGATGCCATCGAAGAAATTAAAAAATTACAGAAAAATGGCCTCAGCGAAGACCAGGCCAAGGATGCCGAAGAAGAGGCCCAGCAGCTGACCAATAAATTCATTGCCCTGGTCGACAAGTACTGCGCGGCCAAGGAAAAGGAAATCATGATCGTATAA
- a CDS encoding PPK2 family polyphosphate kinase, producing MEKSVQLSRISTRAPDALQKKSVKKETRKLKKAIARLQNILYAEGRHSLLVVLQGMDASGKDGAIRHVFNRVNPQGVKVVSFKVPTPEEAAHDFLWRIHAHAPARGMIQIFNRSHYEDVLITRVHGWIDDATARRRMQHINHFEQLLLDHQTTILKFYLHISREEQDKRLEERLKNPEKRWKYSPSDLQEARKWHDYLHYYEEVFDTCSPDIPWTIVPADQNWYKAYVIADAVHRALADMHLRYPRRSHLKSSKPTSH from the coding sequence ATGGAAAAGTCCGTACAGTTATCCCGGATATCAACCCGTGCCCCCGATGCGCTGCAGAAAAAATCGGTGAAAAAAGAAACCCGCAAGCTGAAAAAGGCCATCGCCCGTTTGCAAAATATCCTGTATGCCGAAGGACGACACAGCCTGCTGGTGGTGTTGCAGGGAATGGATGCCAGCGGCAAGGATGGGGCCATCCGGCATGTATTCAACCGTGTCAACCCCCAGGGCGTGAAAGTGGTCTCATTTAAGGTGCCCACGCCTGAAGAAGCTGCACACGATTTTCTCTGGCGCATACATGCACATGCGCCGGCCCGCGGCATGATTCAAATTTTCAACCGTTCGCATTATGAAGATGTACTCATCACACGCGTGCACGGCTGGATTGATGATGCCACGGCGCGCAGGCGCATGCAACACATCAATCATTTCGAGCAGTTACTCCTCGATCATCAAACCACCATCCTTAAGTTTTACCTGCACATATCCCGGGAAGAGCAGGATAAACGACTGGAGGAACGATTAAAGAATCCGGAAAAACGCTGGAAATACAGTCCATCCGACCTGCAAGAAGCCCGCAAATGGCACGACTATCTGCATTATTATGAAGAAGTTTTCGATACCTGCAGTCCGGATATCCCCTGGACGATTGTGCCAGCCGATCAGAACTGGTACAAAGCCTATGTAATCGCCGATGCCGTACATCGGGCCCTGGCCGACATGCATTTGCGGTATCCACGTCGTTCCCATCTTAAGTCATCCAAACCTACGTCTCATTAA
- a CDS encoding ElyC/SanA/YdcF family protein translates to MHGLMALFWMALVGALWVECWYRWISWMSRKYCVKRVADLEPCTHALVLGTRARVGRKWNPYLLYRLQAAWTLLQARKVETLILSGSHVSGQADQTTSMKTWCLENGISLHQIRVDAHGNRTWQSLQHCREAGIPHLIIVSQHFHNERAVYIARYMRLRVQAFDAADVHGRIQCRLLLRERLARVRMLMDMAMDQCKKYCSKI, encoded by the coding sequence ATGCACGGGCTTATGGCTTTGTTCTGGATGGCTCTGGTTGGGGCGTTGTGGGTAGAATGCTGGTATCGCTGGATCTCGTGGATGAGCCGGAAATATTGTGTGAAGCGGGTAGCGGATCTGGAGCCCTGTACCCATGCGCTGGTGCTGGGCACCCGGGCCCGGGTGGGCAGAAAATGGAATCCGTATTTGCTGTATCGCTTGCAGGCCGCATGGACCCTGTTGCAGGCCCGTAAAGTAGAAACGCTTATCCTCAGCGGTTCCCATGTATCGGGCCAGGCAGATCAAACAACGAGCATGAAAACCTGGTGTCTGGAAAATGGGATTTCGCTACATCAGATCCGCGTTGATGCGCATGGCAACCGCACCTGGCAGTCGCTTCAGCATTGCCGGGAAGCCGGTATCCCGCATCTGATCATCGTTTCCCAGCATTTTCATAATGAACGAGCCGTTTATATTGCACGCTACATGCGCTTACGTGTACAGGCATTCGATGCGGCAGATGTGCATGGCCGTATCCAGTGTCGCCTCCTGTTGCGTGAACGCCTGGCTCGTGTGCGGATGTTGATGGATATGGCCATGGATCAATGCAAAAAATATTGCTCTAAAATTTGA
- the mscL gene encoding large-conductance mechanosensitive channel protein MscL, with product MSFWKDFRDFAMKGNVIDLAIAVVIGGAFGKIVSSLVNDVLMPVLGLLTGGINFSDKKIILQEARMDAAGKIIKPANTLNYGAFIQSVIDFLIIALCIFLAIRALQRLQRKKQEQAPPAAPPPPSNEEKLLAEIRDLLKNRS from the coding sequence ATGTCGTTCTGGAAAGATTTTCGGGATTTTGCCATGAAAGGCAATGTCATTGACCTGGCCATTGCGGTAGTGATTGGTGGCGCTTTTGGTAAAATCGTGAGTTCGCTTGTCAATGATGTATTGATGCCCGTGCTCGGGTTGCTCACCGGCGGTATTAATTTCAGTGATAAAAAAATCATATTGCAGGAAGCGCGGATGGATGCTGCCGGCAAGATCATCAAACCGGCAAATACATTGAATTATGGCGCATTCATACAGTCGGTCATCGACTTTTTGATTATTGCCCTGTGTATTTTTTTAGCCATACGGGCTTTGCAGCGGTTACAACGTAAAAAGCAGGAACAAGCTCCACCTGCGGCCCCACCTCCTCCCTCCAACGAAGAAAAGCTGCTGGCCGAGATTCGCGACCTGTTGAAAAACCGCTCCTGA
- a CDS encoding DUF3078 domain-containing protein, with protein sequence MKASWKGVALWLMLGVCLWGSAWAQQDITHLKKDIDYFEKAKIGQPLDTLEGWREGAMVNLSLTQGTLQNWAAGGDPFSLSINGMSSLFANYRKGNARWDNALTMAYGVQKTTSTGMRKTDDNFDLSSKYGYRFSPKWYAGALFDLRSQFANGYLYPKDSVISHAFAPAYALLALGFNWQYNEHFSLFLSPMTSRLTIVADRRLANLGAYGVDSAVYEYHSDGTRTLVQRSKLASYQLGAYLSAQFNQQVMPNVNWNTRLDLFSNYLKNPQNIKVYWISVVGLKVNQLITVTLNTELIYDDDVRIWQNKEGVYGPRTQFKEILGVGFSYTFTRKPDS encoded by the coding sequence ATGAAAGCTTCATGGAAAGGTGTAGCCCTGTGGCTGATGTTAGGCGTATGCTTGTGGGGATCGGCATGGGCCCAGCAGGATATCACCCATCTGAAAAAGGATATCGATTATTTCGAAAAAGCCAAAATAGGCCAGCCGCTCGATACCCTGGAAGGCTGGCGCGAGGGGGCTATGGTCAACCTGAGCCTCACGCAGGGCACCCTGCAGAACTGGGCGGCTGGCGGCGACCCATTTTCACTGTCGATCAATGGCATGAGCAGCTTATTTGCCAACTACCGCAAAGGCAATGCACGCTGGGATAATGCCCTGACCATGGCCTACGGCGTACAGAAAACCACCAGCACCGGCATGCGTAAGACCGACGATAATTTTGACCTGTCCAGCAAATATGGCTATCGCTTTTCTCCTAAATGGTATGCCGGTGCCCTGTTCGACCTGCGTAGCCAGTTTGCCAACGGTTATCTGTATCCTAAAGACTCGGTGATTTCCCATGCTTTCGCCCCGGCCTATGCCTTGCTGGCTTTAGGGTTTAACTGGCAGTACAACGAACATTTCTCCTTGTTTCTTTCCCCGATGACCTCGCGGCTTACCATCGTGGCCGACCGCCGACTGGCCAATCTGGGGGCTTATGGGGTTGACAGTGCCGTTTACGAGTATCACAGCGACGGCACCCGCACACTCGTGCAGCGCAGCAAGCTGGCCAGCTATCAGCTGGGCGCTTACCTTTCGGCGCAATTCAATCAACAGGTGATGCCCAACGTGAACTGGAATACCCGGTTAGATTTGTTTTCCAACTACCTGAAAAATCCACAAAACATTAAGGTTTACTGGATTTCGGTGGTGGGACTGAAGGTAAACCAGCTCATTACCGTTACCCTGAACACCGAATTGATTTATGACGACGATGTGCGCATCTGGCAGAACAAAGAAGGCGTGTACGGACCACGTACGCAGTTTAAAGAAATCCTTGGGGTGGGATTTTCCTATACATTTACCCGAAAGCCCGATAGTTAA
- a CDS encoding segregation/condensation protein A produces the protein MPERLTYTIHLPQFEGPFDLLLFFIERDEIDIYDIPITRLIRDFLDYIHQMESLNIELASEFILFVSTLMRIKARMLLPRRELDEKGQEIDPRQELVDKILEYKKYKQVAAELAQREAECQQQVKRGNVLRDLERVGETMAEGTEVQTLTLFKLMKAYQKALIRLDQRLHKPQHVVMRYHYTMESSREFMVQLVATQRTVPFARLFDYFENRMHAIFLFLAILELVQQGIIGLLTGEGHNNFILEYQPATTALPAFPEAEN, from the coding sequence GTGCCCGAGCGTTTGACTTATACCATCCATCTGCCGCAATTTGAGGGCCCTTTCGACCTGCTGTTGTTTTTCATTGAGCGGGATGAAATCGATATTTACGACATACCCATAACCCGGCTGATTCGCGATTTTCTGGATTATATCCATCAAATGGAGTCGTTAAATATCGAACTGGCCAGCGAATTCATCCTGTTTGTCTCGACCCTCATGCGTATCAAGGCCAGAATGCTACTACCCCGACGGGAGCTGGATGAAAAAGGACAGGAAATCGATCCCCGACAGGAATTGGTGGATAAGATCCTCGAATATAAAAAATACAAACAGGTGGCCGCCGAACTGGCACAACGCGAGGCCGAGTGCCAGCAGCAGGTGAAACGCGGCAATGTGCTGCGCGACCTGGAAAGGGTAGGCGAAACCATGGCCGAGGGTACCGAAGTGCAAACCCTCACCCTGTTCAAGCTCATGAAAGCCTACCAGAAAGCCCTCATCCGCCTCGACCAGCGACTGCATAAACCCCAGCATGTGGTGATGCGCTACCATTACACCATGGAAAGCTCCCGCGAGTTTATGGTGCAGCTCGTTGCCACCCAGCGCACCGTCCCTTTCGCCCGGCTGTTCGATTATTTTGAAAACCGCATGCACGCCATCTTCCTGTTTCTGGCCATCCTCGAACTCGTCCAGCAGGGCATCATCGGTTTGCTCACCGGCGAAGGACATAACAATTTCATCCTCGAATACCAGCCCGCCACTACGGCCCTGCCCGCTTTTCCAGAAGCCGAAAACTAA
- a CDS encoding YceI family protein yields MAETATQTIWKVDPTHSEILFKVRHMVISTVTGRFERFDGTVETEGDRLETARVEFVIDTASVNTGVADRDNHLRSDDFFNAEKYPQIRFVSTAFKKINDQEYELTGNLTIRDVTRPVQLKVEYGGMVKDPWGNTRAGFVVTGKINRKDFGLKWNMLLETGGAVVSDEVQVQCAVEFVHS; encoded by the coding sequence ATGGCAGAAACAGCAACCCAGACCATCTGGAAGGTAGATCCCACACACTCCGAAATCCTGTTCAAGGTGCGCCACATGGTCATTTCGACCGTCACGGGCAGGTTTGAAAGGTTTGACGGTACGGTGGAAACCGAAGGCGACCGGCTGGAAACAGCCAGGGTTGAATTTGTGATCGACACGGCCAGTGTGAACACCGGTGTGGCCGACCGCGACAATCATTTGCGTTCCGATGATTTCTTCAATGCGGAGAAGTATCCGCAGATCCGGTTTGTATCCACCGCTTTCAAGAAAATTAACGATCAGGAATACGAGCTCACGGGTAATCTCACCATTCGCGACGTGACGCGTCCCGTGCAGCTCAAGGTGGAATACGGGGGCATGGTAAAAGATCCCTGGGGCAATACCCGTGCGGGTTTTGTGGTAACCGGAAAAATCAACCGGAAGGACTTTGGCCTGAAATGGAATATGCTGCTGGAAACCGGGGGAGCCGTGGTGAGCGACGAGGTGCAGGTACAATGTGCCGTAGAGTTTGTCCACAGCTGA
- the dxs gene encoding 1-deoxy-D-xylulose-5-phosphate synthase, whose translation MHPMNIQPGPLLSQIEYPDDLRKLSREQLNLLCDELREYIIDMVSVYGGHFAANLGVVELTVALHYVFQTPYDQLVWDVGHQAYAHKILTGRRKVFHTNRRYGGISGFPRRSESIYDTFGVGHSSTSISAALGMALAAKYAGDTKRQHIAVIGDGAMTAGLAFEAMNHAGVSDTNLLIILNDNCMSIDPNVGALKEYLTDITTSPTYNKLRQDIWKLLGKLPMSDISRELAAKLEAGLKGLLTRSSNLFEALGLRYFGPIDGHNVQKLVDTLIDLKEIPGPKLLHIVTVKGKGYAPAEKDQTKWHAPGLFDKVNGEIQKKVSPTPEPPKYQDVFGWTLLELAEQNDKIIGITPAMPSGSSLKFMMEKMPHRAFDVGICEQHAVTLSAGMATQGLKVYCTIYSSFMQRAYDQLIHDVAIQDLPVVFCLDRAGLVGEDGATHHGAYDLAYLRPIPNLIISAPMNEVEMRNLMYTAQLPHITHPFVIRYPRGQGVMPDWRKPFQEVPIGKGRQIAEGKEVAILSIGHAGNFVGEARKTLLTEGIEPAHFDMRFLKPLDEQLLHQVLQEFPIIITVEDAARIGGLGSAVAEFMALNGYHNELHILGIPDRVVEHGKPAELHHECGYDAEGIAATVRSVLQEKVLVSTSRLQAK comes from the coding sequence ATGCATCCGATGAATATCCAACCGGGTCCCTTGCTCAGCCAGATCGAATATCCCGACGACTTGCGCAAGCTGTCGCGCGAGCAGCTGAACCTGCTCTGTGATGAGCTGCGGGAATACATCATCGACATGGTGAGTGTGTATGGCGGACATTTCGCCGCCAACCTCGGGGTCGTTGAGCTCACCGTGGCGCTGCATTATGTGTTTCAGACGCCCTACGACCAGCTGGTATGGGATGTGGGCCATCAGGCCTATGCCCATAAAATCCTCACCGGCCGCCGTAAGGTATTCCATACCAACCGCCGCTATGGGGGCATCAGCGGCTTTCCCCGTCGCAGCGAAAGCATCTACGATACCTTTGGCGTGGGGCATTCGTCGACTTCCATCTCGGCCGCACTGGGCATGGCCCTGGCCGCCAAATATGCCGGCGATACAAAGCGCCAGCATATCGCCGTGATCGGCGATGGAGCCATGACGGCCGGACTGGCTTTTGAAGCCATGAACCATGCGGGCGTGTCGGATACCAACCTGCTCATCATCCTGAACGACAACTGCATGTCGATCGACCCCAATGTGGGCGCCCTGAAAGAATACCTGACCGATATCACCACCTCGCCTACCTACAACAAGCTGCGGCAAGACATCTGGAAATTACTGGGCAAACTGCCCATGAGCGATATCTCCCGTGAGCTGGCGGCCAAACTCGAGGCCGGCCTGAAAGGGCTGCTCACCCGCTCCAGCAATCTCTTTGAAGCCCTGGGCCTGCGCTATTTCGGGCCCATCGACGGTCATAACGTACAAAAGCTGGTGGATACCCTGATCGACCTGAAGGAAATCCCCGGGCCCAAGCTGCTACATATCGTCACCGTGAAGGGGAAGGGCTATGCGCCGGCCGAGAAAGACCAGACCAAGTGGCATGCACCGGGATTGTTCGACAAGGTGAACGGGGAAATCCAGAAAAAAGTGTCGCCCACGCCCGAGCCACCCAAATACCAGGATGTGTTTGGCTGGACGCTGCTGGAGCTGGCCGAGCAAAACGATAAAATCATCGGCATCACGCCGGCCATGCCTTCGGGTTCTTCGCTGAAGTTCATGATGGAAAAAATGCCACACCGGGCTTTCGATGTGGGCATCTGCGAACAACATGCCGTTACCCTTTCGGCGGGCATGGCCACACAGGGCTTGAAGGTGTACTGTACCATCTATTCCTCCTTCATGCAGCGGGCCTACGACCAGCTCATCCACGACGTGGCCATCCAGGACCTGCCCGTGGTGTTCTGTCTGGACCGGGCCGGACTGGTCGGCGAAGATGGGGCCACGCATCATGGCGCCTACGACCTGGCCTACCTGCGGCCGATCCCGAACTTAATCATCAGCGCCCCCATGAACGAGGTGGAGATGCGCAACCTGATGTACACGGCCCAGCTGCCCCATATCACCCATCCCTTTGTGATTCGCTATCCACGCGGGCAGGGCGTGATGCCCGACTGGCGCAAGCCTTTTCAGGAGGTACCCATCGGCAAGGGCCGCCAGATAGCCGAAGGCAAAGAAGTGGCCATACTCTCCATAGGCCATGCGGGCAACTTCGTCGGCGAAGCACGGAAAACCCTGCTCACAGAGGGTATTGAGCCGGCGCATTTCGACATGCGTTTTCTGAAACCCCTTGACGAACAACTGCTCCATCAGGTCTTGCAGGAATTCCCCATCATCATCACCGTGGAAGATGCCGCGCGCATCGGCGGACTGGGCAGTGCCGTGGCCGAATTCATGGCGCTCAACGGATACCACAACGAGCTGCACATCTTAGGCATCCCCGACCGGGTGGTGGAACACGGCAAACCAGCCGAACTGCATCACGAGTGTGGCTACGATGCCGAAGGCATAGCAGCCACCGTACGCAGCGTGCTGCAGGAAAAAGTGCTGGTGAGCACCTCCCGCCTGCAGGCGAAATAA